Proteins from a genomic interval of Drosophila willistoni isolate 14030-0811.24 chromosome 2L unlocalized genomic scaffold, UCI_dwil_1.1 Seg139, whole genome shotgun sequence:
- the LOC6638446 gene encoding nephrin isoform X3: MCHAFSCLLPLPQLPCLLCLILVALLPPTFSGQGQAAAATRARVSSSTTMTRNIEEENALLNLLAGPPVLSESIMGTMGRLPCNVTPPIYEDRVALVIWYKVGLKTPIYSVDTRDSNFAQGTHWSDETYRERLSFYVEGRAGTLTIKSTTEDDTGEYRCRVDFQKSPTRNSKVNLTVIIPPESVIILDSKGATIKDHTLGPYNEGSTVNITCVAIGGRPQPRVTWLHGNTILNNSGQGHPLSERRVGNILSLTKLKRKNLHMQLTCRAENNNLTTPITSSVVLDMNLRPLIVKLSGENRPLSAENAYQLSCVVIGSRPAPTITWWKGSTAMKNTHEIANPDGNMTTSVLTFTPTIDDRGKFLSCRAEQSMIPESGMEDGWKLDIYHIPVVSLELGTNSLNSTLREGIDVFFECNIKSNPWIYKVSWRHNGAILSNNPAEGIVVANQSLVLQNASRARSGIYTCVGSNREGDGESNPVQLDIRFAPVCRTGQKTTYSSGRHETVKVACEIDANPSEATYIWKFNATQGETVDIPASLVAVDRGRSVAHYTPMTENDYGTLLCWASNEIGDQSEPCVYTIVPAGEPDPLLNCTLLNQTSTGFQIECIEGFDGGLQQDFIMEVYVNGTTRYPKIYKSKTPYFEVRGLVPGMGYNVFLIAHNSKGRSNATILQVYTLKDPEKQTDLSLRYSPVIEDIRPFLGILAGIVGSIFLVALIIVIVVRVRGSSGHDRNNYSHPGNGNTSSNGNGNGGVGGGTTNTVNGTGNLGVLGSNNNGSLVIGTLGGHNGGQSVQDMHRIGRETCHVTSSLDSIDKNPDIIPQDGHDVDDEWTTKGHNRAYATAAMAEQNAVITSSTYDHLMPTYAVVDKKTAAGQQAAAAAQYIQYNTLIPVNKMGAYANQQQQLQQQQQQHQQQQQQQQQQQKTELSYSELTAPLVGIGVGGNTVRLAPYCSATLGRPGSRQQAELKRAEPNIYSQVNVMMDDEILADLQAATASGTSYVAGAVVDNVGGFGAVAAAPSSSSNLYMQSYATRI, translated from the exons GTCCACCCGTTCTATCCGAATCCATAATGGGCACCATGGGTCGTTTACCCTGCAATGTGACCCCGCCCATTTATGAGGATCGTGTGGCTTTGGTTATTTGGTATAAAGTTGGCCTTAAAACGCCAATATATAG TGTCGATACACGCGACTCGAACTTTGCCCAGGGCACCCATTGGTCAGATGAAACGTATCGAGAGCGCTTGTCCTTTTATGTCGAAGGACGTGCCGGCACTTTGACCATCAAGTCAACAACCGAAGATGATACGGGCGAATATCGTTGCCGTGTCGATTTCCAGAAGAGTCCCACACGCAATTctaaagtgaatttaactgTCATAA TACCTCCCGAATCCGTGATAATATTGGACAGCAAAGGTGCCACCATCAAGGATCATACACTGGGTCCCTACAATGAGGGTTCCACAGTGAACATCACGTGCGTGGCCATTGGCG gACGACCTCAACCGAGAGTTACCTGGCTGCATGGCAATACAATTCTAAACAACTCTGGACAGGGACATCCCCTTTCAGAGCGACGTGTGGGCAATATTCTATCATTGACCAAACTGAAACGAAAAAATCTTCACATGCAGTTAACTTGTCGGGCGGAGAACAATAATTTGACAACGCCAATTACCAGCAGTGTCGTCTTGGACATGAACT TGCGTCCTTTGATTGTAAAACTGTCGGGTGAGAATCGTCCTTTGTCGGCAGAAAATGCGTATCAGTTGAGTTGCGTTGTCATTGGATCACGTCCAGCACCAACGATTACCTGGTGGAAGGGCAGCACAGCCATGAAGAATACGCATGAAATT GCCAATCCGGATGGTAATATGACCACCTCAGTGCTGACATTTACTCCAACCATTGATGATCGCGGCAAATTTCTATCCTGTCGTGCCGAACAGAGTATGATACCCGAATCTGGTATGGAAGATGGCTGGAAATTGGACATTTATC ATATCCCAGTCGTTAGCCTCGAACTTGGAACAAATTCATTAAACTCAACCCTACGTGAAGGCATCGATGTGTTCTTTGAGTGCAACATCAAATCGAATCCATGGATATATAAAGTCAGTTGGCGACATAAT GGTGCAATTCTGTCTAACAATCCAGCCGAGGGCATTGTTGTGGCCAATCAAAGTTTGGTCCTACAGAATGCCAGCCGTGCCCGAAGCGGCATTTACACCTGTGTGGGCAGCAATCGTGAGGGAGATGGCGAAAGTAATCCCGTACAATTGGATATAAGAT TTGCCCCGGTATGTCGGACTGGCCAGAAGACCACTTACAGTTCGGGACGGCATGAGACTGTTAAAGTTGCCTGCGAAATCGATGCCAATCCCAGTGAGGCCACATACATCTGGAAATTCAATGCAACACAGGGTGAAACAGTTGACATACCCGCCTCACTGGTAGCAGTGGATCGAGGGCGCAGTGTGGCCCACTATACACCCATGACGGAGAAC GACTATGGAACACTACTGTGTTGGGCTAGCAACGAAATTGGCGATCAAAGTGAGCCCTGCGTGTACACAATAGTCCCGGCAG GCGAACCGGATCCGTTGCTGAATTGCACGCTACTGAATCAGACATCGACAGGCTTTCAAATCGAATGCATTGAAGGATTCGATGGTGGACTGCAGCAGGACTTTATCATGGAGGTTTATGTGAATGGAACGACACGCTATCCCAAAATTTACAAATCAAA GACTCCGTACTTTGAGGTGCGTGGCCTTGTTCCTGGCATGGGTTACAATGTCTTTCTCATTGCCCACAATAGCAAAGGACGCAGCAATGCAACCATTTTGCAAGTCTACACACTAAAGGATCCGGAAAAGCAAACGG ACCTGTCGCTGCGGTATTCACCCGTCATTGAGGACATCCGGCCATTCCTTGGCATACTAGCTGGAATTGTGGGCAGCATATTTCTGGTGGCCCTCATCATTGTGATTGTGGTGCGTGTGCGCGGCTCGTCAGGACACGATCGCAATAATTACTCACATCCGGGCAACGGTAACACCAGCAGCAATGGCAACGGCAATGGCGGAGTCGGCGGTGGCACTACCAACACAGTGAATGGCACTGGCAATCTTGGCGTGCTGGGCAGCAATAACAATGGCAGTCTGGTCATTGGCACCCTTGGCGGACACAATGGTGGACAATCAGTGCAGGATATGCATCGGATTGGACGAGAGACGTGTCATGTGACGAGCAGTTTGGATAGCATTGATAAGAATCCTGACATTATACCACAAG ATGGACACGATGTGGACGATGAGTGGACAACAAAGGGTCATAATCGGGCCTATGCCACGGCTGCTATGGCCGAACAAAATGCCGTTATTACCTCCAGCACCTATGACCATCTGATGCCCACCTATGCAGTGGTCGATAAGAAGACAGCAGCTGGTCAAcaagcagctgctgctgctcaatATATACAGTATAATACCCTTATACCCGTTAACAAAATGGGGGCTTATgccaatcaacaacaacaacttcaacagcagcagcagcagcaccaacagcagcagcaacaacagcaacagcaacaaaag ACTGAGCTCAGCTATAGCGAACTGACTGCCCCCCTGGTGGGCATTGGCGTAGGCGGCAACACTGTGCGTTTGGCGCCTTATTGCAGTGCCACACTGGGACGGCCGGGTAGCCGTCAGCAGGCGGAATTGAAGAGAGCCGAACCGAATATCTACTCGCAGGTAAATGTTATGATGGATGATGAAATTCTGGCCGATTTGCAGGCGGCCACAGCATCGGGCACCAGTTATGTGGCTGGAGCTGTGGTCGATAATGTGGGTGGCTTTGGCGCAGTGGCAGCTGCTCCCTCCTCCTCATCCAATCTCTACATGCAGAGCTATGCCACGCGTATATAA
- the LOC6638446 gene encoding nephrin isoform X1, which produces MCHAFSCLLPLPQLPCLLCLILVALLPPTFSGQGQAAAATRARVSSSTTMTRNIEEENALLNLLAGPPVLSESIMGTMGRLPCNVTPPIYEDRVALVIWYKVGLKTPIYSVDTRDSNFAQGTHWSDETYRERLSFYVEGRAGTLTIKSTTEDDTGEYRCRVDFQKSPTRNSKVNLTVIIPPESVIILDSKGATIKDHTLGPYNEGSTVNITCVAIGGRPQPRVTWLHGNTILNNSGQGHPLSERRVGNILSLTKLKRKNLHMQLTCRAENNNLTTPITSSVVLDMNLRPLIVKLSGENRPLSAENAYQLSCVVIGSRPAPTITWWKGSTAMKNTHEIANPDGNMTTSVLTFTPTIDDRGKFLSCRAEQSMIPESGMEDGWKLDIYHIPVVSLELGTNSLNSTLREGIDVFFECNIKSNPWIYKVSWRHNGAILSNNPAEGIVVANQSLVLQNASRARSGIYTCVGSNREGDGESNPVQLDIRFAPVCRTGQKTTYSSGRHETVKVACEIDANPSEATYIWKFNATQGETVDIPASLVAVDRGRSVAHYTPMTENDYGTLLCWASNEIGDQSEPCVYTIVPAGEPDPLLNCTLLNQTSTGFQIECIEGFDGGLQQDFIMEVYVNGTTRYPKIYKSKTPYFEVRGLVPGMGYNVFLIAHNSKGRSNATILQVYTLKDPEKQTVKIIFTKSYNKPKSTTTTAKTTATSDCICDEQEYFVVGKGHSKGLHIFNHNDDNHDDNNDDDDDEPTEDLSLRYSPVIEDIRPFLGILAGIVGSIFLVALIIVIVVRVRGSSGHDRNNYSHPGNGNTSSNGNGNGGVGGGTTNTVNGTGNLGVLGSNNNGSLVIGTLGGHNGGQSVQDMHRIGRETCHVTSSLDSIDKNPDIIPQDGHDVDDEWTTKGHNRAYATAAMAEQNAVITSSTYDHLMPTYAVVDKKTAAGQQAAAAAQYIQYNTLIPVNKMGAYANQQQQLQQQQQQHQQQQQQQQQQQKTELSYSELTAPLVGIGVGGNTVRLAPYCSATLGRPGSRQQAELKRAEPNIYSQVNVMMDDEILADLQAATASGTSYVAGAVVDNVGGFGAVAAAPSSSSNLYMQSYATRI; this is translated from the exons GTCCACCCGTTCTATCCGAATCCATAATGGGCACCATGGGTCGTTTACCCTGCAATGTGACCCCGCCCATTTATGAGGATCGTGTGGCTTTGGTTATTTGGTATAAAGTTGGCCTTAAAACGCCAATATATAG TGTCGATACACGCGACTCGAACTTTGCCCAGGGCACCCATTGGTCAGATGAAACGTATCGAGAGCGCTTGTCCTTTTATGTCGAAGGACGTGCCGGCACTTTGACCATCAAGTCAACAACCGAAGATGATACGGGCGAATATCGTTGCCGTGTCGATTTCCAGAAGAGTCCCACACGCAATTctaaagtgaatttaactgTCATAA TACCTCCCGAATCCGTGATAATATTGGACAGCAAAGGTGCCACCATCAAGGATCATACACTGGGTCCCTACAATGAGGGTTCCACAGTGAACATCACGTGCGTGGCCATTGGCG gACGACCTCAACCGAGAGTTACCTGGCTGCATGGCAATACAATTCTAAACAACTCTGGACAGGGACATCCCCTTTCAGAGCGACGTGTGGGCAATATTCTATCATTGACCAAACTGAAACGAAAAAATCTTCACATGCAGTTAACTTGTCGGGCGGAGAACAATAATTTGACAACGCCAATTACCAGCAGTGTCGTCTTGGACATGAACT TGCGTCCTTTGATTGTAAAACTGTCGGGTGAGAATCGTCCTTTGTCGGCAGAAAATGCGTATCAGTTGAGTTGCGTTGTCATTGGATCACGTCCAGCACCAACGATTACCTGGTGGAAGGGCAGCACAGCCATGAAGAATACGCATGAAATT GCCAATCCGGATGGTAATATGACCACCTCAGTGCTGACATTTACTCCAACCATTGATGATCGCGGCAAATTTCTATCCTGTCGTGCCGAACAGAGTATGATACCCGAATCTGGTATGGAAGATGGCTGGAAATTGGACATTTATC ATATCCCAGTCGTTAGCCTCGAACTTGGAACAAATTCATTAAACTCAACCCTACGTGAAGGCATCGATGTGTTCTTTGAGTGCAACATCAAATCGAATCCATGGATATATAAAGTCAGTTGGCGACATAAT GGTGCAATTCTGTCTAACAATCCAGCCGAGGGCATTGTTGTGGCCAATCAAAGTTTGGTCCTACAGAATGCCAGCCGTGCCCGAAGCGGCATTTACACCTGTGTGGGCAGCAATCGTGAGGGAGATGGCGAAAGTAATCCCGTACAATTGGATATAAGAT TTGCCCCGGTATGTCGGACTGGCCAGAAGACCACTTACAGTTCGGGACGGCATGAGACTGTTAAAGTTGCCTGCGAAATCGATGCCAATCCCAGTGAGGCCACATACATCTGGAAATTCAATGCAACACAGGGTGAAACAGTTGACATACCCGCCTCACTGGTAGCAGTGGATCGAGGGCGCAGTGTGGCCCACTATACACCCATGACGGAGAAC GACTATGGAACACTACTGTGTTGGGCTAGCAACGAAATTGGCGATCAAAGTGAGCCCTGCGTGTACACAATAGTCCCGGCAG GCGAACCGGATCCGTTGCTGAATTGCACGCTACTGAATCAGACATCGACAGGCTTTCAAATCGAATGCATTGAAGGATTCGATGGTGGACTGCAGCAGGACTTTATCATGGAGGTTTATGTGAATGGAACGACACGCTATCCCAAAATTTACAAATCAAA GACTCCGTACTTTGAGGTGCGTGGCCTTGTTCCTGGCATGGGTTACAATGTCTTTCTCATTGCCCACAATAGCAAAGGACGCAGCAATGCAACCATTTTGCAAGTCTACACACTAAAGGATCCGGAAAAGCAAACGG ttaaaataatatttaccAAATCGTATAATAAACCAAaatccacaacaacaacagcaaaaacaacagccACTAGCGATTGCATTTGCGATGAGCAAGAATATTTCGTAGTAGGCAAAGGTCATTCAAAGGGATTGCATATATTCAATCATAATGATGATAACCacgatgataataatgatgatgatgatgacgaacCGACTGAAG ACCTGTCGCTGCGGTATTCACCCGTCATTGAGGACATCCGGCCATTCCTTGGCATACTAGCTGGAATTGTGGGCAGCATATTTCTGGTGGCCCTCATCATTGTGATTGTGGTGCGTGTGCGCGGCTCGTCAGGACACGATCGCAATAATTACTCACATCCGGGCAACGGTAACACCAGCAGCAATGGCAACGGCAATGGCGGAGTCGGCGGTGGCACTACCAACACAGTGAATGGCACTGGCAATCTTGGCGTGCTGGGCAGCAATAACAATGGCAGTCTGGTCATTGGCACCCTTGGCGGACACAATGGTGGACAATCAGTGCAGGATATGCATCGGATTGGACGAGAGACGTGTCATGTGACGAGCAGTTTGGATAGCATTGATAAGAATCCTGACATTATACCACAAG ATGGACACGATGTGGACGATGAGTGGACAACAAAGGGTCATAATCGGGCCTATGCCACGGCTGCTATGGCCGAACAAAATGCCGTTATTACCTCCAGCACCTATGACCATCTGATGCCCACCTATGCAGTGGTCGATAAGAAGACAGCAGCTGGTCAAcaagcagctgctgctgctcaatATATACAGTATAATACCCTTATACCCGTTAACAAAATGGGGGCTTATgccaatcaacaacaacaacttcaacagcagcagcagcagcaccaacagcagcagcaacaacagcaacagcaacaaaag ACTGAGCTCAGCTATAGCGAACTGACTGCCCCCCTGGTGGGCATTGGCGTAGGCGGCAACACTGTGCGTTTGGCGCCTTATTGCAGTGCCACACTGGGACGGCCGGGTAGCCGTCAGCAGGCGGAATTGAAGAGAGCCGAACCGAATATCTACTCGCAGGTAAATGTTATGATGGATGATGAAATTCTGGCCGATTTGCAGGCGGCCACAGCATCGGGCACCAGTTATGTGGCTGGAGCTGTGGTCGATAATGTGGGTGGCTTTGGCGCAGTGGCAGCTGCTCCCTCCTCCTCATCCAATCTCTACATGCAGAGCTATGCCACGCGTATATAA
- the LOC6638446 gene encoding uncharacterized protein LOC6638446 isoform X2, translated as MCHAFSCLLPLPQLPCLLCLILVALLPPTFSGQGQAAAATRARVSSSTTMTRNIEEENGPPVLSESIMGTMGRLPCNVTPPIYEDRVALVIWYKVGLKTPIYSVDTRDSNFAQGTHWSDETYRERLSFYVEGRAGTLTIKSTTEDDTGEYRCRVDFQKSPTRNSKVNLTVIIPPESVIILDSKGATIKDHTLGPYNEGSTVNITCVAIGGRPQPRVTWLHGNTILNNSGQGHPLSERRVGNILSLTKLKRKNLHMQLTCRAENNNLTTPITSSVVLDMNLRPLIVKLSGENRPLSAENAYQLSCVVIGSRPAPTITWWKGSTAMKNTHEIANPDGNMTTSVLTFTPTIDDRGKFLSCRAEQSMIPESGMEDGWKLDIYHIPVVSLELGTNSLNSTLREGIDVFFECNIKSNPWIYKVSWRHNGAILSNNPAEGIVVANQSLVLQNASRARSGIYTCVGSNREGDGESNPVQLDIRFAPVCRTGQKTTYSSGRHETVKVACEIDANPSEATYIWKFNATQGETVDIPASLVAVDRGRSVAHYTPMTENDYGTLLCWASNEIGDQSEPCVYTIVPAGEPDPLLNCTLLNQTSTGFQIECIEGFDGGLQQDFIMEVYVNGTTRYPKIYKSKTPYFEVRGLVPGMGYNVFLIAHNSKGRSNATILQVYTLKDPEKQTVKIIFTKSYNKPKSTTTTAKTTATSDCICDEQEYFVVGKGHSKGLHIFNHNDDNHDDNNDDDDDEPTEDLSLRYSPVIEDIRPFLGILAGIVGSIFLVALIIVIVVRVRGSSGHDRNNYSHPGNGNTSSNGNGNGGVGGGTTNTVNGTGNLGVLGSNNNGSLVIGTLGGHNGGQSVQDMHRIGRETCHVTSSLDSIDKNPDIIPQDGHDVDDEWTTKGHNRAYATAAMAEQNAVITSSTYDHLMPTYAVVDKKTAAGQQAAAAAQYIQYNTLIPVNKMGAYANQQQQLQQQQQQHQQQQQQQQQQQKTELSYSELTAPLVGIGVGGNTVRLAPYCSATLGRPGSRQQAELKRAEPNIYSQVNVMMDDEILADLQAATASGTSYVAGAVVDNVGGFGAVAAAPSSSSNLYMQSYATRI; from the exons GTCCACCCGTTCTATCCGAATCCATAATGGGCACCATGGGTCGTTTACCCTGCAATGTGACCCCGCCCATTTATGAGGATCGTGTGGCTTTGGTTATTTGGTATAAAGTTGGCCTTAAAACGCCAATATATAG TGTCGATACACGCGACTCGAACTTTGCCCAGGGCACCCATTGGTCAGATGAAACGTATCGAGAGCGCTTGTCCTTTTATGTCGAAGGACGTGCCGGCACTTTGACCATCAAGTCAACAACCGAAGATGATACGGGCGAATATCGTTGCCGTGTCGATTTCCAGAAGAGTCCCACACGCAATTctaaagtgaatttaactgTCATAA TACCTCCCGAATCCGTGATAATATTGGACAGCAAAGGTGCCACCATCAAGGATCATACACTGGGTCCCTACAATGAGGGTTCCACAGTGAACATCACGTGCGTGGCCATTGGCG gACGACCTCAACCGAGAGTTACCTGGCTGCATGGCAATACAATTCTAAACAACTCTGGACAGGGACATCCCCTTTCAGAGCGACGTGTGGGCAATATTCTATCATTGACCAAACTGAAACGAAAAAATCTTCACATGCAGTTAACTTGTCGGGCGGAGAACAATAATTTGACAACGCCAATTACCAGCAGTGTCGTCTTGGACATGAACT TGCGTCCTTTGATTGTAAAACTGTCGGGTGAGAATCGTCCTTTGTCGGCAGAAAATGCGTATCAGTTGAGTTGCGTTGTCATTGGATCACGTCCAGCACCAACGATTACCTGGTGGAAGGGCAGCACAGCCATGAAGAATACGCATGAAATT GCCAATCCGGATGGTAATATGACCACCTCAGTGCTGACATTTACTCCAACCATTGATGATCGCGGCAAATTTCTATCCTGTCGTGCCGAACAGAGTATGATACCCGAATCTGGTATGGAAGATGGCTGGAAATTGGACATTTATC ATATCCCAGTCGTTAGCCTCGAACTTGGAACAAATTCATTAAACTCAACCCTACGTGAAGGCATCGATGTGTTCTTTGAGTGCAACATCAAATCGAATCCATGGATATATAAAGTCAGTTGGCGACATAAT GGTGCAATTCTGTCTAACAATCCAGCCGAGGGCATTGTTGTGGCCAATCAAAGTTTGGTCCTACAGAATGCCAGCCGTGCCCGAAGCGGCATTTACACCTGTGTGGGCAGCAATCGTGAGGGAGATGGCGAAAGTAATCCCGTACAATTGGATATAAGAT TTGCCCCGGTATGTCGGACTGGCCAGAAGACCACTTACAGTTCGGGACGGCATGAGACTGTTAAAGTTGCCTGCGAAATCGATGCCAATCCCAGTGAGGCCACATACATCTGGAAATTCAATGCAACACAGGGTGAAACAGTTGACATACCCGCCTCACTGGTAGCAGTGGATCGAGGGCGCAGTGTGGCCCACTATACACCCATGACGGAGAAC GACTATGGAACACTACTGTGTTGGGCTAGCAACGAAATTGGCGATCAAAGTGAGCCCTGCGTGTACACAATAGTCCCGGCAG GCGAACCGGATCCGTTGCTGAATTGCACGCTACTGAATCAGACATCGACAGGCTTTCAAATCGAATGCATTGAAGGATTCGATGGTGGACTGCAGCAGGACTTTATCATGGAGGTTTATGTGAATGGAACGACACGCTATCCCAAAATTTACAAATCAAA GACTCCGTACTTTGAGGTGCGTGGCCTTGTTCCTGGCATGGGTTACAATGTCTTTCTCATTGCCCACAATAGCAAAGGACGCAGCAATGCAACCATTTTGCAAGTCTACACACTAAAGGATCCGGAAAAGCAAACGG ttaaaataatatttaccAAATCGTATAATAAACCAAaatccacaacaacaacagcaaaaacaacagccACTAGCGATTGCATTTGCGATGAGCAAGAATATTTCGTAGTAGGCAAAGGTCATTCAAAGGGATTGCATATATTCAATCATAATGATGATAACCacgatgataataatgatgatgatgatgacgaacCGACTGAAG ACCTGTCGCTGCGGTATTCACCCGTCATTGAGGACATCCGGCCATTCCTTGGCATACTAGCTGGAATTGTGGGCAGCATATTTCTGGTGGCCCTCATCATTGTGATTGTGGTGCGTGTGCGCGGCTCGTCAGGACACGATCGCAATAATTACTCACATCCGGGCAACGGTAACACCAGCAGCAATGGCAACGGCAATGGCGGAGTCGGCGGTGGCACTACCAACACAGTGAATGGCACTGGCAATCTTGGCGTGCTGGGCAGCAATAACAATGGCAGTCTGGTCATTGGCACCCTTGGCGGACACAATGGTGGACAATCAGTGCAGGATATGCATCGGATTGGACGAGAGACGTGTCATGTGACGAGCAGTTTGGATAGCATTGATAAGAATCCTGACATTATACCACAAG ATGGACACGATGTGGACGATGAGTGGACAACAAAGGGTCATAATCGGGCCTATGCCACGGCTGCTATGGCCGAACAAAATGCCGTTATTACCTCCAGCACCTATGACCATCTGATGCCCACCTATGCAGTGGTCGATAAGAAGACAGCAGCTGGTCAAcaagcagctgctgctgctcaatATATACAGTATAATACCCTTATACCCGTTAACAAAATGGGGGCTTATgccaatcaacaacaacaacttcaacagcagcagcagcagcaccaacagcagcagcaacaacagcaacagcaacaaaag ACTGAGCTCAGCTATAGCGAACTGACTGCCCCCCTGGTGGGCATTGGCGTAGGCGGCAACACTGTGCGTTTGGCGCCTTATTGCAGTGCCACACTGGGACGGCCGGGTAGCCGTCAGCAGGCGGAATTGAAGAGAGCCGAACCGAATATCTACTCGCAGGTAAATGTTATGATGGATGATGAAATTCTGGCCGATTTGCAGGCGGCCACAGCATCGGGCACCAGTTATGTGGCTGGAGCTGTGGTCGATAATGTGGGTGGCTTTGGCGCAGTGGCAGCTGCTCCCTCCTCCTCATCCAATCTCTACATGCAGAGCTATGCCACGCGTATATAA